A genomic segment from Castor canadensis chromosome 1, mCasCan1.hap1v2, whole genome shotgun sequence encodes:
- the LOC109676607 gene encoding olfactory receptor 10AG1-like: MEFTGQNPPQRNHMTLVEFILVGFSDVPNLQRLLFGVFLIIYIIILIGNSLIIIITKVDPSLQIHMYFFLGNFSFLGICYVSVTVPRLLQDLCRQNRNISFLSCATQMYFFLVLGATECFILTAMACDKYVAICNPLLYPLIVNSSLCTQLAAGCWTSGVPKHIGFTYFIFSPPFCGSKQLNHFFCDIPAVLTLACVDTFMIEMLIYVIALLVVTIPFLMILGSYVKIVLTVLKLPSATGRAKSFSTCSSHLMVVAIFFGSGIITYLRPKSSHSARTDKFLSLFYTIVTPMFNPLIYCLKNKDVMVALKNFLLKWIAL, from the coding sequence aTGGAATTTACAGGACAAAATCCTCCACAGAGGAATCATATGACCCTGGTGGAGTTCATTTTAGTTGGCTTTTCTGATGTTCCTAATTTGCAAAGACTTCTTTTTGGGGTGTTTTTGATAATCTACATAATTATTCTGATAGGAAATAGCCTCATTATCATAATAACCAAGGTTGATCCTTCCCTCCAGATACACATGTACTTTTTccttggaaatttttcttttttgggaatatGTTATGTGTCAGTCACTGTTCCCAGATTATTACAAGATCTCTGtagacaaaatagaaatatttcctttctgtCCTGTGCTActcaaatgtatttctttttggttttgggagCCACCGAGTGTTTCATTCTGACTGCAATGGCGTGTGACAAGTATGTTGCCATTTGCAACCCATTACTCTATCCTCTCATCGTGAACAGTAGTCTATGTACTCAACTGGCAGCCGGCTGTTGGACAAGTGGAGTTCCTAAACACATAGGGTTCACTTATTTCATCTTCTCTCCACCTTTCTGTGGATCTAAACAGTTGAACCACTTTTTCTGTGACATACCTGCAGTCCTCACACTAGCCTGTGTGGACACTTTTATGATTGAGATGTTGATTTATGTGATTGCTCTTCTAGTTGTCACTATCCCTTTTTTGATGATACTTGGATCTTATGTGAAAATAGTCTTAACTGTTTTAAAACTTCCATCTGCAACTGGGAGAGCCAAGTCCTTCTCCACCTGTTCTTCCCACCTCATGGTTGTGGCTATATTCTTTGGATCAGGCATCATTACTTATTTGAGACCAAAGTCCAGTCATTCAGCAAGAACAGAcaaattcctttctctcttttatacCATTGTAACTCCAATGTTTAATCCCCTGATATAttgtttgaaaaacaaagatGTTATGGTGGCATTGAAAAATTTTCTTCTGAAATGGATTGCATTATGA